The segment CCAACGTTTGTCGGCATCAACCTCATGTTCAATGGTCAGCTTGATGGCTACGCCTGGGGGGGAAGCTGGACCATGACGCTAGACGGGGTTACTAAGTCTTTTCGCATGACATGGCTTCCCCCATGGGGATATGAGAACCAGGGACCGGTTGGACACGAAATGGGGCATGGATTTGGGCTTCCACACTCCTCCGGTGACTATGGCCAGACCTATGATTCCCGGTGGGATGTCATGAGCGATATTTGGGACAACTGTAGGGTATCGCGTGATCCGATTTACGGATGTGTCGGTCCCCACACGATCTCCTACCACAAAGACTTCCTTGGGTGGGTCCCAAGCGCTCAGAAGTATACCGCTAGTCCCAACACAGATCAAACCATCACCATGGATCACATTGGCCAACTCGCGTCAGGGACCAACTATCTGATGGCGCAGATTCCGATCAATGGGTCGACGACCCAGTTCTATACGGTTGAGACTCGACGCCTTGTGGGATACGACGCGAAACTCCCGGGTGAGGCCATAGTCATTCATCGCGTCGACACGGCCCGGTGGGATTCGGACGCACAAGTGGTCGATCCAGATAGAAACGGTAATCCAAACGATGTGGGAGCAATGTGGGTGACGTCCGAGACCTTCGTCGACCCGACAAACGGCATTTCCGTCTCAGTACTCTCCTCTACAGCCACGTCGTTTGTGGTGCGAATCATGCTCGGCGACGCAAGACCGCCTTCGCCAGATCTGGTGATGTTTAATGTGGTCAATCCGCCGGCAACCGTTGCGATGGGTGGCAGCTTCTTGACTGGCGACTCCATCTATAACTCGGGAACGGCAGCAGCAGGAGCATCAACTACCCGCTACCGACTGTCCATAGATGCGACCATCACCGGCGGAGATATCCTCTTGACCGGCACTAGGAGCGTTCCAAGCCTAGCAGCAGGGATCAGCCACAGCGGTAGCGTGACCGTCACAGTACCTACGAGCGTTCCAGTGGGAACCTACTTCCTCGGTGCCTGCGCTGACGATCTCGGTGCTATCATAGAATCCAACGAGACGAATAACTGTCTCGCCTCGAAGACGACGATCCAAGTGCAGGCTGTTCCAGCGCGACCCGACCTAGTGGTCAGTAAACTCAGCTTCAAGATAACCGCTGTGCGGAGAGGCGCCAGATTGACGGTGACCGACACCACCAAGAACGCTGGATCAACGGCAGCAGGAGCATCAACTACCCGCTACCGACTGTCCATAGATGCGACCATCACCGGCGGCGATATCCTCTTGACCGGCACTAGGAGCGTTCCAAGCCTAGCAGCAGGGATCAGCCACAGCGGTAGCGTGACCGTCACTGTACCTACGAGCGTTCCGGCGGGAACGTATTATCTCGGTGCGTGCGCTGACGATCCCGCTGTGGTGGCAGAAGCGAACGAGGGCAACAACTGTTTGGTCTCCAACAACCCGAAGCAGATCATAGTACGGAATTAGGGTCAGCGCGAACTTGATTCTTCGCGGTGTCCGGAGGAAGTGACCTACACGGCGTGGGACTTAGGACCATTCGCCAAGGTGGAATCTGTCGATGGTTGCAGATTCCACCTTGGCGTCAGTATGGAGCGTAGAGCTTCCTCACTTACGGATGCTGGACTGATCAAGATCGCTTTTCAGGCGGTACCAGCACGGGCCCATAAAGTCCGCATGAAGAAACGAAGGCATAGTGTGGACAGTATGCGCGGGCAGGGTGGAGAGTCAATAGTAGTGTGGGAGCACGCGCGGTGCGGCGCCGAGGCCGATCTGAACACCGACGCGGACCTGTTGTGCTGCGAGCCGGGCCGCACGTCGGCAGACCGCTCCGATCGCGATGGTCGTACCCGTTTGCGTACATTCTTACAGGGTCAGTGTCGTCATCAGGGACAGGGTCATCAAGACGGGGCACGATGACCCTGCCCGACATCTCAGGCGATGCGTTGGCTGAAGAGACGCGCACACCTCTGCTCCCACAATCCGAGATGGCGAAGGATGCGCTCGATGCCCTGCCCCGGAGACCCGCCGCTATTAATCCCCGTGATTTCGGTGTCAAGTTCTTCAATCTGACCCCCTTAGGGCGCACAAACCCCAGCGTGACCCGGCCACGGCCCTGAGGAGCGTGTTCGCGCAGTAGAGGAACACGGGTCCCGAAGTTGTCCTTAGGTGACCGTACCGGCGCGAGGCTCTACCCCGAGTTCTTCCAACGCGACAAGGCGTTGGCTCGTCGCGATCCTCCTCGCCCTCCTATGGCAAGACCGCCACCTTACCCGTCGGGTACGTCTTCCTGAGGACCTGGCAACGGCATGTCCCGCCTGAGCACCCCCTCTAAACTGAAGTTCCTGCCAGCGCATAGCGAACGTTCCCTGTCTTTTCCGTTGATTAGCGCAAGAGTGGGGTTGTATTTTCTGTCTACACGTTGATCTGCTGAATCTGTTCGAGTGCACGCTTTTGCGTTGGGTTGAGGCTGGTGATGACGCTGGAGATTATCTATAAGGGTAAGAGCATCGCCGGCGTCTTGGACATGACCGTGGAAGAGGCGCTCCGCTTCTTCCAGCCTGTCCCCAAGATCAAGGAGAAACTCCAGACCCTGTTTGACGTCGGGCTTGGCTATATATCACACTGGGCCAGTTGGCCACGACGCTCTCGGGCGGTGAGGCGCAGCGGGTCAAGCTGTCGCGGGAACTCAGCAAACGAGGGACCGGCCAGACCCTGTATATCCTGGATGAGCCGACCACCGGGCTGCACTTCCACGATATCCGCCAACTCCTGGAGGTCCTGCACCGCCTGACCGATGTTGGCAACACCGTCGTAGTGATCGAGCACAACCTGGAGGTGATCAAGACGGCCGACTGGATCATCGACCTGGGCCCGGAGGGCGGGGATGAGGGAGGGCATGTCGTCGTAGCAGGACAGCCGGAGGAGGTGGCCGCCCATCCGACCTCCTACACCGGCCAGTTTCTCAAGCGGATGCTTTAAGGGTAACTATTCAGGTGTTTAGGCTGAAGGCTGTTAGTCATTGCGCATGGACCAAATCAAGGCACCCAGAACCTTTTCGGTCTCCATCATTGTCGCGTTGTATTCGGAAACGCTTGGCTCGTCTGTGCGTGTTCCCACAGTCTAAAAGACTACAGTCTATCTACCTAAGTAGTTATCTTTGAGGTTGAGATGTCCAAGTGACAGTGCGACCCCTTTTGCCTCGTCCTTCGTGGATTTCTTACGTCTGCGCATCCAGGACCGCGATCTGACCCAGACTGTGGTTAAGCTGGCGGAGGCGGGGACCACGCCGTCTGCTGCAGACAGTGCCGAACCAGTCGCTATGCACGTACCGGAGCAGGCTGGTAGCGCCGGACACGGATCGTACGCTCGCGCTGACGCGCTTGCGCGATATCGTAGGACGATTGCATGCGCATGAGCGTCTCCATGTCCACACCGAAGGCTTTTTCGAGACGTAGTGCCATGTCGCCGGAAAGGGAAGCCTTGCCGTTGAGCAAGCTGGACAGCGCTGGCCGGCTCACACCCAATGTCTGTGCGGCAGCAGTCACGGTCAAGCCGTGCGCGTCGATGATTTCGGTACGAATAAAGTCGCCCGGATGAGGCGGGTTCAACATACGCATCGTCATGTCTCCTGTCAGTGATAGTCCTCGAAATTCACGTCATGGATTTCGTCGTCCTCGACGCGTAATGTGAGCCGCCAGTTCCGCGTCACGTGTAGGCTCCATGTGCCTTTGCGGCTGCCGGTTAATACATGCGCCTTCCACGCCGGGAACGCGCGAAGCGTTTCCACATCCTGTACGTCCTGCAGGAACGCCAGCATCTTACGGAGCTTGTCCACGGCCTCGGACGGAAGACCTTTCGTCACGTCTTCTGCGTAAAGCCGTCTTAAGGGCTTGTGGGTGAAGCTCCGGATCTTCACTCTATCAATGTAGCCTGTTAGGCGACACTTGTCAATAACACAACACCCCCTCCTTCCCCCTCGCCCCATCGGCTGCGCCATGTACGCTAGAAGGCGTGTTGACACTAGGGTCGGTGTCTGCCAGAGTCACCGGCAGTTTGCCGGGCCGCCTGATTCCACCGCCTTTTCCTTGATAGGGGTAGGGTAGCTTTCTATACTCCCGCGAGTGATAACCAGACGAATATAGTGCAACTGGTGTAAGACTTCCGCAGTGGAGGGGTCGGATGATTGCCGACGGCCACGGTGGTGTCATATGGAATCAAGCGAACGCGCCTGACAGATATGATAAAAATGAGCCCCGCCATCTTTTGGCTATCCGGATTGATCTGTGAAATCCGCTGCGTGTAAAATAGAAAATAGGGACAGACACTATTATCGTGACGATTCGTGGTGTTCGCGGTCATGATCGGCATGCCACGGATTACTCGAACCGTTGCAGCCAGCCACCCGTAGCATGTGAGACAACGAGGGAATTAGCACCAGACGGTCTTTCAAAACGACAGCGATGCGAAGGCACACGATGACAGAGCGGCCACTGCAAAGAGACGGGTTCATCTGGGAGGTGCGCAGGACACTGGACGAGTAAGACACGTGGTGCAGAGGGGAAGACCAAGAAAGGATCTCAATAAATAGTGTCTGTCCCTATATCCAATATCTTCTAACGTCGGCTTTTGAAAAAGATCACCACCGGCAGGTAATGGCCGATTGGAGCTAAATCCTAAATCTGTTCAGGTGTAGCCCTTGCAGCGAGTATATCTTTTTGATATAGTCGTGCTATGCACATCATTTCACTGAAGATGCTGCGTGACTTCTGGCACAGGCATCCTGAAGCCGAGCAGTCTTTGCGCAACTGGCACACCGTCGCCGAGAATTCTCGCTTTGCTGACTTTGCTGATCTACGGCAGAGCTTTTGTGGTGCCGATTATGTTCCGCCTTATACCGTGTTCGATGTCGGCGGCAACAACTATCGGGTTGTTGTCATCGTTCGCTACCGCGATGGCAAGATATTCGTGCGTTGGGTAATGACTCACCGGGAATACGACAACTGGTGCAAGCTTTACAGGAAAGGCAAGGTGTAAACATGACAACCGCTACTGCGACTCTGGACATCAAGGCGCTGCAAAAGACTTGGGCCGCGTTTGATCGCGTCGCCCATTTGCGTCCGATCCGTACCGAGGAAGAGTATGACCGTACTGTTTCGCTTATGAACTATCTGTTGGACATGGTCGGCGACCGGGAGAATCACGCCTTGTCAGGGCTTCTTGATCTCGTCAGCGAACTGGTGGCGGACTATGACACCAACCACTTCGCCATCGAAGCTTCCGAACCCAATGAGGTTTTGCGCTACCTGATCGAATTACGCGGTCTGAAGCAAGGTGATCTGGCGGAGATCGTCCCACAGAGCAACCTTTCAGCGATTCTTTCCGGCAAGCGAAAGATCAGCGCAACCCTGGCGGGGAAGCTGGCCAAGTTCTTCAACACCAGCCCAGCGGTATTCGTGCCTGGCTAAATAGGGAAAATAGGGACAGACACTATTATCGTGACGATTCGTGGTGTTCGCGGTCATGATCGGCATGCCACGGATTACTCGAACCGTTGCAGCCAGCCACCCGTAGCATGTGAGACAACGAGGGAATTAGCACCAGACGGTCTTTCAAAACGACAGCGAATCGGAGGCACACGATGACAGAGCGGCCACTGCGAAGAGACGGGTTCATCTGGGAGGTGCGCAGGACACTGGACGAGTAAGACACGTGGTGCAGAGGGGAAGACCAAGAAAGGATCTCAAAAAATAGTGTCTGTCCCTATTTTTGATTTTTTGGCTATCCGGATTGATCTGTGGAAATAGTCGAATGAATCCCGGATCCATTTGGACTGCAATCTCCCAGGCCGTCCGATGCTGGTGCAGATTAGTGATCTAATGTACGCTCCTCCGATCCGAGGAGGAGGATGTAAGGGAACCTTAGTGGAACCCGGCGACTAATGGCGCAGAAAACGCTTGACATCTCTGGGGGGGGGCTATCCTTGCACGAGTTGTTTTCATGCTTGACATTCGGAGCATGTGATAAGTTGCCGTCCCTATCCGTGAAATACTACGGGATTTGCAGTACACAGTAGAGATAAGGAGACCCCAACGGTGACCCGTCTCGCCCGCTTTTACGTGTGTGCCACCGCCCTGCTCCTTGCCTGCGCGCTCGCCCCGGCCTTTGCCGCTGAAGCCGCCACTCGCTTCGTCGCCACCACAGGTAGTAACGCCGGGCCAAATACTTGCCTCGCATCCGGGTCACCCTGCAAAACGATCACCTACGCCCTCATCACCCAGGCCGTGGCCAACGACACGATCTCGGTCGCGGCCGGGACCTACAATCCCGCCCTGGGCGAGACCTTCCCCCTCGTGATCGCCGTCAACCTGACCCTCACCGGCGCGGGTGCGCCTGGTACGATCATTGATGCCGGAGGGACGAACCAGGTAGTCCAGAACAACTTCGCGACCGTGACCATCTCGGGGGTGACGATCACGGGCGGCGATTTCGCCCAAGGTGGTGGTCTCTCCAACTTCGGCACGCTCACCCTGACGAACAGCACCGTGAGCGGGAATACGGCAAGCTGCGCGGCAACGACACTCTCCTGCTTCGCCCAAGGTGGAGGCATCTACAACAACGCCGGCACGCTCACCCTCACCAACAGCACCGTGAGCGGGAATACAGCAAGCTGCTCGGCCAGCGGCAGCGGCAACGGATGCCGCGCCGAAGGCGGCGGCCTCTACCTCAACAGCGCCACGACCCTTGCGAACAGCACCGTGACCGCGAACACGGCGAGCTGCACCACCAGCGCGGGCGCCTCCTGCAGCACCGGCGGCGGCGGCACTTTCAGCGATGGAGAAGGAACATCGGTCCTGAGCCTCGGGGCCACGATTGTCGCGCTCCAGCTCGCGGGGGCGGACTGCGACGGCGACGCCAGCACCTCGAACGGCTTCAATCTTGACAGCGACACCACTTGCGGCCTGTCCGGGACTGGGGATCAGTCGGGGGTGGTAAACCCCCTTCTCGGGCCCCTCCAAAACAACGGGGGGCCGACCAACACCCACGCGCTCCTCACCGGGAGCCCCGCCATCGACGCCGTGACGAGCGGCTGCCCGCCGCCTGCCACCGACCAGCGCGGCATCACGCGCCCTCAGGGTCCCGCCTGCGACATCGGGGCGTATGAGGTCCAAACGGCGGCGGCCGGCATCCCCACCCTGTCCGAGTGGGCCCAGATCGGCATGGCGGCCCTGCTCGTGGGCGGCGGGTTGCTCGCCCTCAGACGGAACAGGCAGCTATCGTGAGGACTGACTAAACGCCGTGGGCTGACGTCTCTTTTTATCCCATGCGCACCATACCGCAGCAGAATCTCCTGAAGCAGCAACAGGGCCTGTACTTCTGCCTGCGCTTCGGCCTCTACACCCTGCTTGCCTTCCTGTTCCTGTATGCCCTGGACGATCGGCTCGTCGTGCCGTTTACCCGTGTCATCGCCTGGCTGTCCCACACCCTCCTCACGATCCTGGGTGCCCGAAGCTGGGTTGCAGGCGCCTCCGTCGGCATCCCCGGCTTTGCGGTCGAGATCAAGAACAACTGTAACGCGATCTATGAGATCGGCCTGTACGCCTCAGCGGTCTTCGCCTACCCCGCGACCCTCACGCAGCGCATCCTCGGATGTCTCTCAGGCGCAGTTGTGCTGTTCCTGGTCAACCTCCTGCGCGTGCTCAGCCTGATCGGCATAGGCCGGTACTTTCCTGGAGGGTTTCAGATTGCCCACCTCTACCTCTGGCAGGCCCTTTTCCTCGCCCTCGTCGCCGCCTGCTGGCTTATCTGGCTTAGCCGGATTCGCAGACTCGCTTAGAGCGTCCTGGCGGGGCTTCATCCTCCGTGCAGGCTCCCTCTTTATCCTCCTCGCGTTGCTGTGGGTTGTCCTCGCACCCGCCTACGCCCACCTGCTCGCGGCCTTCGCCTCCCCCCTGATCCCCTCGATCGAATCCTCCCCCGGCACTCGCTATCTTGTGGAGGGCACCACCATCATCGCCGTGCGCCCCATCATGCGGCAGACCTCCGAGACGGTCACCGTCAGCCGCCTCCTACTGCGAGATACCTCCGGCGACTACCCCCTGGCCCTCCTGGCCGCGCTCGTGTTCGCGACCCCGGCCTGGTCACTCACGCGACGGGGCAGAGTCTTCGCCGTGACCGTGGGCCTGCTCATCCTCACCCAGTTCCTCTCGTTGCTGGTCAATATCGAGTACACCAAGCTATGGCCGCAGAAGACCGCAGCCGGCATTGTGGTCTCTCTCGACTACTCGAAGGCGAAGATGATCCTGTTCGATTGGCTCTACGCCTTCCTGGAGTTCATGGGGAGGGGCTTCTTTGCGCTGCTGCTCTACTTCGGGGCCATCGCCCTTGTGTGGGGACGCCCGGAGCCGGGATCAATGAAGGGCTCAGTGGGCAGAAACGAGCCCTGCCCCTGCGGAAGCGGCATCAAGACCAAGCGGTGCTGTGGGAGGTGAGGGGGTGATGAACCGATCCGGGCAAAGCGCGGAAGGCGACAGGCCCTCGCCCCCCGCGCCCTCTCCGACCTCCCGGATCTTTGCCGACAGTCGCTGTATCGCCCCGCAGTAAGACCGGACAGCCTTCTTACGCCGCCTCAAGCCGCCTCAGTTGTTTGAACCGGTCGGTGGGGACGCGGGTAAGGTCGTATTGTGCCTGCTGGAGCAGCCAGCTTTCGGCGCTCCCTCCGAAGACCTTTGACAGTCGTACGGCCATTTCCAGAGAGATGCCGCGCTTCCCGTTCACGAGTTCGGACAGGGTGGTACGCGTGACGCCGAGGGCCGCGGCGGCCTCGGTTATAGTCAGGCCGAGCGGCTCGATACAGTCGTGTAGCACAACACCGCCGGGATGAGGGGGGTTCTTCATGCGCATGGTCAAGCCTCCTTAGTGGTAATCCAGATAATCCACGTCCCACGCCTCGCCCTCGGCGAAGCGAAAGATGGTACGCCAGTTCGCGTGAACGGTTACGGCATGAAAGCCCTGAAGGTCGCCTCTGAGCGGGTGCAGCCGATACCCCGGCAAGTCCATGTCGGACGCCGACCGCGCCGCATTCAGCCTTGCCAGAATACGTCGCAATTTGTCGGCATGCTCGGCGGCTACGCCACGTGCGTCATCGTTCTCGAACAGCCTTCGCAAGCCTTTATGCCGGATCGAACCAATCATGCGTCAGTGTAATGAGTTACGTGACGCGTGTCAATCATGACGTTCGCGGCATGGTGCGTGCACATAGTTCCTGCGCTACGGACACCCCGGAATGGATGATTGCACGACCTGACCTCAATCGTTTACTGCTGAAAACTGACCGCTGATGGCTGAGAGCGTATTTCTGCTTGATATGGGAGGGGGCATGGCTACACTGGAGCCCTCCAACTCGCAGCCGCACTGGTTTCGAATTGTGTGGTGTATCTCACGAACGACAGGGATCTTCCGCCCGTACCCGGTCTTCGAATTCTGCAGCTCCACGACTATCTCCCAACACTGTAAAGCCGTCAGGCCCGCAATCTACCGGCTCCCCACGTTCAGTACACTGCCCGGGAGGTGGTGAGTGGGCTGAAGGCGAAGTGGTGCTGCGGGGGGGGCTAGGGCGATTGAATCCGAACTTTCGATAGCAGCGAGCGTCCACGAGCCAGTCCACTTAGACCCGGGCCGAGCTTTACACGAGTAGGTACCTTGGGTATAGTTGCGTGTCATGGATGCTTTTTGTCTAGCCGCGATCATTCAGGAACTGCAAGCCATTCTCCCTGGTGCCAGGATCAGTCGCCTTCAGCAACTCGATCGGTGGAGTCTGCTTCTGGTCTTTCATAGGGGACGTGGGCAAGAGGGGCTCTTGCTTTCTGTCGAGCCTGGCGCGCCCAGGGTCGAGTTGCTCTCGCCGCCACGTAAGCCTTCTGTATCCTCGTCGAGGTTTGGGGATTTCGTCGCCTCGAAGACGAAGGAGGCGCTGATTGAGGCGGTTGAACAGGTGGGGTTGGACCGGATCACGGCGATAGAGATGAGCGGCGGCCCGCTGCCTGGTTCGACGAGGCTCACCACAGGCGAGGCGGCCATGACCCTGTATGTGGAGATGCTTGGGCCTGCGAGCAACTTTATCCTCGTCGATCGAGTCACTGGAACGGTCATCGACCGCCTTCGCTCGACCTCCGGAAGAACGAGGGGTAAGACGCCGGAACCGGGTGAGCCGTATCAGTCCCCCTTTGATTGCAGTCGCGTCGATCCCAGGTGTGTCAAAGAAGACGAATTTCAAGAACTGGTCCGCCCGCGCCTCGCTGAAGGGGTCGAACCGGCGCGCGCACTCGCGACCTGCTTTACAGGGTTCAGCTCATTGATGGCGACGGAACTGGTAGCCCGTTCCGGCCTCTCGACACTCGCCCCCCTCGACGAGCAAGCGCGCGCCCTGTGGAAGCCGTTTCGCGATCTCATGGGTCGTGTGGCTACCGCGTCCTTCAAGCCCAGGCTTATCATAGGGAGCAATGGGGAGTCGGCCGGGATCGCGGCCTTTCCGCTGATCACAGTTGCGGATAACCATCAGGTTCCTTATTCCACCATGGCTGAGGCGCTTGCTGCCTACCATGGAAGCCGCGATCAGGTTGAGCGGCCGCAGACCATTCTGGCTGGGTTGCTACGCCGCCTGCAGAGTGAGATCAGTGCGGCGGAGCGGCTTTCGGCCAGTCTCGGACAGGAGGCAACTCTCTATCGTGAGGGCGAGCTCCATGCGCGGAAGGGTCAGCTTCTGCTTGCCAATCGGGCCGGGATTCGGCGCGGAGAACAGACAGTCGAACTTGTCGACTACGCTGATCCAGGAACGCAATTGCTGCGAATCGAGCTGGACCCCGCATGCTCCATCGAGGAGAACGCCAAGCGATACTTCGCGCTGCACCGCAAGGCTAAACGCGGAGGGGGAATCGTCGAAAAGCGTCTTGAAGAGGCCACCAGGCGGCTGGCCACGCTCCGGTCGCTGGTGCAGGAAGCGGAGACGGCGAAGGATGTGGGCGAGTTGCAGCGGATTGACGCCGCCTTAGCTCGTGTGGCGAGGCGCCGCCCCATTCAAGGGCCTGCAGCGTCGCGTGTTCGGGAATCGGAAGGCCCCGAACCGCGCACCTTCCGCTCCTCGGATGGCCTGGCGATCCTGGTTGGTAAAAGTGGGGCGGGTAATGATCACCTGACCTGGAGGCTTGCCCGACCTCACGATCTGTGGCTTCACGCCCAAGGCATCCCCGGCTCGCATGTCCTCGTTCGCCTGGCGAAAGGAAAGCAGACCCCACCGCGAACCTTGTGCGAGGCGGCGCAACTCGCGGCCTACTACAGCCGGGCGCGCGGGCAGGTCAAGGTGCCGGTGGACTATGCCCTGCGGAAATTCCTGAGGAAGCCGAAGGCTGCTGCGCCAGGGGCGGCGCTGCTATCGCGGGAGAAGACGATCACTGTTCGGCCCGAGGCCGACCTGGTCCGCCGACTGCATGCCGCGGAAGACGCTCTCCGCACAGAGGGTTGAGTCCACAGGGGGTCCATTCCCCGCGGCGTGCCGCGAGTTAGTCATACCGGTGGAAGCCGGTATCCAGAGGGCCAGACTGGATTCCGTGTCAAGCACGGAATGACGGGCCAGAACAGAAGACGATACCCAGCAACTTGCTGCGGGGTAGTTCATTCTACTGGGGGTTCATTGGCGGTCTATGCGGCTATCGATGTCGGGACCAACACCCTCCGTCTGCTTGTGGCCGACGCGGTGAGTCCTGATCACTTCACCGTCCTTCATGAGGAACAGACGATTCCTCGCCTCGGCGAAGGATTGATACCAAGCCGGCTGCTCCAGGATGCGCCAATCCGGCGAAGCCTGACGATCCTTAAGAGGTTCGCTGAGGTGGCTCGCCGCCTCAAGGCCACGCACGTGGCGGCGGTCGCCACCAGCGCAGTGCGGGAGGCGGGCAACCGCGAGGAGTTTGTCGCTGCGGTGCTTCTGGAGAGCGGGCTCAGCATCCAGGTGATCGACGGCAGCGAGGAGGCGCGGCTGACCCTGCTCGGCGTTCGGCACGGGCTTCGCCTCGGGTCGAGCCGGGTCCTGGTCATGGACATCGGCGGGGGGAGCACCGAGTTCATCCTGGCCAAGGGGGAGACGATTGAGGCGATCGTGAGTACTGGCCTGGGCGTGGTCAAGCTGACGGAGGCACATCTCACAAGCGATCCTCCTACCCCCGGCGAGTTGCAGGCCATGGAACGGGTTGTCGCGGACCGGGTTGGCCGGCTTCGAGACGAATTACCTGACCTCCAGGGGACGGCGCTCATCGGCGCCGCTGGGACCCCGACAACCCTCGCTGCGATTGATCTGGGGCTCACCGTCTATACCCCCGATCGAGTAGACGGCCACCGGCTGTCGATGACTCGGACCAGGCAACTGCTTCACGAGTTGGCGACGAAACCGCTGGCCGAACGGAGTAAGATACCGCTCTTGGAACCAGGGCGCGCCGACCTGATTGTTGCGGGAGCTACCCTTGCCGTAACGGTCATGTGCATGCTTGGCTACGATGAGTTCATGGTGAGCGACAGTGGTCTGCGCGAAGGAATCCTCCTCGACCTCCTCAGGCACCACAAAAAATCTCCCCCCCTTTAGAAAAAGGAGTTGGGGGGTTTTGTGGCGGGCCTTTTCTTTGCGTTGACAACGTCTTTGTTGTGTGCTAAGGATCATACGACTATAGGGGGATTCGCAAGCGCTGAGCCTACTGAATCACTCGATGGATGCTGACAAAGTATTGGTATTGAATAACTCGTTTGCACCCCTCCACGTCTGCACTACGCGAAGAGCAATTGTTCTCCTGTATACCGGAAAGGCCGAACGGATCGAGGATAGTCCAAGCATTGTTCACTCCCCCTCGGTCGCCTTTGTCATCCCTTCCGTAATCCGCCTCCATCGCTATGTGAAGCTTCCGATCATCCCCTCAATCGCTTTCAGCAAGAAAAATATTCTGAGGCGGGACGCCTATACCTGCCAGTACTGCGGTCGTAACAGCGGTGAACGGATGACCATCGACCATGTGATTCCCAGATCGCTGGGGGGACGAACCATCTGGGAGAATGTGGTGAGCGCGTGCCGCGCCTGCAACGTGAAGAAAGGGAACACGCCCCTTCACGAGGTCAGGATGAACCTGCTCCGCAAGCCCTCCAAACCGGCCTCCATCTTTTACCTGGGGATCATGGCCCATTCTCCACACCGGATCATCTCCTGGAGCACGTATCTCCCCCGCGACGGTGGCGGGGACCTCCAGGGTGCCCGTTCTTGACCGCCCTGACTATGCCTAGTTTCAAGCTCGTCTGCGACTATCAGCCAAAGGGCGATCAACCCCAGGCGATCAGGAAGCTGGTTGAAGGGTGTTTGCAGGACAGGCCTCACCAGGTGCTCCTGGGGGTGACGGGTTCGGGCAAGACCTTTACCATGGCGAACGTCATCGCTGCGATCGAACGCCCAACGCTGATTATTGCCCATAACAAGACCCTGGCGGGACAGCTCTATGAAGAGTTCAAGGCGTTTTTCCCGCACAACGCCGTTGAATACTTCGTCAGCTACTACGACTACTATCAGCCAGAGGCGTACCTGCCTGTCACCGACACCTTCATCGAGAAGGATTCCATGATCAACGATCACATCGATAAGCTTCGCCATTCAGCCACGCGTTCGCTGCTGGAGCGGCGCGACGTGGTCATCGTGGCCTCCGTCTCATGCATCTATGGCTTGGGTTCCCCGGAAGCCTACCATGGGATGATGATCTTCCTGGAGCGGGGCGGCTTGTGTAATCGAGAACAGATGCTCCGGAAGCTGGTGGAGATCCAGTATCAGCGGAACGACTACGATTTGCATCGCGGCAGCTTCCG is part of the Candidatus Methylomirabilis limnetica genome and harbors:
- a CDS encoding YecA family protein produces the protein MLWVVLAPAYAHLLAAFASPLIPSIESSPGTRYLVEGTTIIAVRPIMRQTSETVTVSRLLLRDTSGDYPLALLAALVFATPAWSLTRRGRVFAVTVGLLILTQFLSLLVNIEYTKLWPQKTAAGIVVSLDYSKAKMILFDWLYAFLEFMGRGFFALLLYFGAIALVWGRPEPGSMKGSVGRNEPCPCGSGIKTKRCCGR
- a CDS encoding HigA family addiction module antitoxin; amino-acid sequence: MRMKNPPHPGGVVLHDCIEPLGLTITEAAAALGVTRTTLSELVNGKRGISLEMAVRLSKVFGGSAESWLLQQAQYDLTRVPTDRFKQLRRLEAA
- a CDS encoding type II toxin-antitoxin system RelE/ParE family toxin, coding for MIGSIRHKGLRRLFENDDARGVAAEHADKLRRILARLNAARSASDMDLPGYRLHPLRGDLQGFHAVTVHANWRTIFRFAEGEAWDVDYLDYH
- a CDS encoding Rqc2 family fibronectin-binding protein, which codes for MDAFCLAAIIQELQAILPGARISRLQQLDRWSLLLVFHRGRGQEGLLLSVEPGAPRVELLSPPRKPSVSSSRFGDFVASKTKEALIEAVEQVGLDRITAIEMSGGPLPGSTRLTTGEAAMTLYVEMLGPASNFILVDRVTGTVIDRLRSTSGRTRGKTPEPGEPYQSPFDCSRVDPRCVKEDEFQELVRPRLAEGVEPARALATCFTGFSSLMATELVARSGLSTLAPLDEQARALWKPFRDLMGRVATASFKPRLIIGSNGESAGIAAFPLITVADNHQVPYSTMAEALAAYHGSRDQVERPQTILAGLLRRLQSEISAAERLSASLGQEATLYREGELHARKGQLLLANRAGIRRGEQTVELVDYADPGTQLLRIELDPACSIEENAKRYFALHRKAKRGGGIVEKRLEEATRRLATLRSLVQEAETAKDVGELQRIDAALARVARRRPIQGPAASRVRESEGPEPRTFRSSDGLAILVGKSGAGNDHLTWRLARPHDLWLHAQGIPGSHVLVRLAKGKQTPPRTLCEAAQLAAYYSRARGQVKVPVDYALRKFLRKPKAAAPGAALLSREKTITVRPEADLVRRLHAAEDALRTEG
- a CDS encoding Ppx/GppA phosphatase family protein, producing the protein MAVYAAIDVGTNTLRLLVADAVSPDHFTVLHEEQTIPRLGEGLIPSRLLQDAPIRRSLTILKRFAEVARRLKATHVAAVATSAVREAGNREEFVAAVLLESGLSIQVIDGSEEARLTLLGVRHGLRLGSSRVLVMDIGGGSTEFILAKGETIEAIVSTGLGVVKLTEAHLTSDPPTPGELQAMERVVADRVGRLRDELPDLQGTALIGAAGTPTTLAAIDLGLTVYTPDRVDGHRLSMTRTRQLLHELATKPLAERSKIPLLEPGRADLIVAGATLAVTVMCMLGYDEFMVSDSGLREGILLDLLRHHKKSPPL
- a CDS encoding HNH endonuclease, which encodes MDADKVLVLNNSFAPLHVCTTRRAIVLLYTGKAERIEDSPSIVHSPSVAFVIPSVIRLHRYVKLPIIPSIAFSKKNILRRDAYTCQYCGRNSGERMTIDHVIPRSLGGRTIWENVVSACRACNVKKGNTPLHEVRMNLLRKPSKPASIFYLGIMAHSPHRIISWSTYLPRDGGGDLQGARS